From the Candidatus Omnitrophota bacterium genome, one window contains:
- a CDS encoding tetratricopeptide repeat protein: MSAQVILILLAGLAAYANSCSVPFLFDDFSSIVHNPHLAHPWSPALWLTGGRPMTALSFAINYALGGFQVWGYHAVNLALHLAAALTLYGVIRRTLQTSLLRPRWKQEAAGTAFAVSLLWTVHPLQTESVTYIVQRGESLMGFFYLATLYAFIRGAATRRSAWRNISVIACALGMLSKPVMMTAPVAVWLYDALLLSPGWLAALRQRRGYYLSLAATWLLGLFCLWLAREQELARPHSQLGSMPLAATPLAYAATQPGVILQYLRLAVWPHPLVLDYLWPLATTTAAIVWPSAAIGIFVMVTIVALIQRRPIGMLGAWIILTLAPSSSVIPIRDLAAEHRMYLPLAAVIAFAVFTAWWLIGRTVKGPAEQRRLAIGLVIGIAAIFTGLTMRRNADYRSELSMWQDIIAKRPQNFRAQNTLGSELLHLGRRAEAVSHFEAAIRLKPDYVEAYYNLGLARMLLGQAEAAKAAFHRALELKPDLPDAYHNLGVALAGEGDLAGAEANYREALRLLQQEKEAPPVAGVRWVSRGDELMTHLALGAVLARQGRFEEAAAELQAVVRIAPNDPNAHYNLGNVYVEQGRLEDAIAEYRATLRLDPQHPQAKANLDLALARVP, encoded by the coding sequence ATGAGCGCTCAGGTGATCCTGATCCTGCTCGCAGGCCTTGCGGCGTATGCGAACAGTTGTTCCGTGCCGTTTCTCTTCGATGATTTCAGCTCCATCGTCCACAATCCGCACCTGGCCCATCCGTGGTCGCCGGCGTTGTGGCTGACCGGGGGGCGGCCGATGACCGCGCTGTCATTCGCCATCAACTATGCCCTCGGAGGTTTTCAGGTGTGGGGGTATCATGCGGTCAATCTCGCCTTGCATCTTGCGGCTGCCCTCACCCTCTATGGCGTGATCCGGCGAACGTTGCAGACATCGCTGCTGCGCCCTCGATGGAAGCAGGAAGCCGCAGGCACCGCCTTCGCCGTGTCGCTGTTGTGGACCGTGCATCCGTTGCAGACCGAAAGCGTCACGTATATCGTTCAGCGGGGCGAATCGCTCATGGGCTTCTTCTACCTGGCGACCCTCTACGCGTTCATTCGGGGTGCAGCGACCCGTCGTTCGGCGTGGCGCAACATTTCGGTCATCGCCTGCGCGTTGGGGATGCTCTCCAAACCGGTGATGATGACCGCCCCCGTGGCCGTGTGGCTCTATGACGCATTGTTGCTCTCACCCGGCTGGCTGGCGGCGTTGCGCCAGCGTCGAGGCTACTACCTCAGCCTCGCGGCCACATGGCTGCTCGGTCTTTTCTGCCTCTGGTTGGCGAGAGAGCAAGAGCTCGCCCGGCCTCATTCACAACTCGGCTCCATGCCGCTGGCGGCCACCCCGTTGGCGTATGCCGCGACACAACCCGGCGTCATTCTCCAGTATCTTCGGCTTGCCGTCTGGCCGCACCCGTTGGTGCTCGATTACCTCTGGCCGCTCGCGACCACGACGGCAGCCATCGTGTGGCCCAGCGCGGCGATCGGCATCTTCGTGATGGTGACAATCGTGGCGTTGATCCAGCGTCGGCCGATCGGGATGCTCGGCGCGTGGATCATCCTCACCCTGGCTCCCAGCTCCAGCGTCATCCCCATCAGAGATCTCGCGGCGGAGCACCGGATGTATCTGCCGCTGGCCGCGGTGATTGCCTTCGCGGTGTTCACGGCATGGTGGCTCATCGGCCGGACTGTCAAGGGGCCGGCCGAACAACGCCGGCTCGCCATCGGTCTCGTGATCGGCATCGCGGCGATCTTCACCGGCCTGACCATGCGGCGCAATGCGGATTATCGCAGCGAGTTGAGCATGTGGCAGGACATCATCGCGAAGCGGCCCCAGAATTTCCGAGCCCAGAACACGCTTGGCTCAGAGCTGCTACATCTTGGCCGGCGCGCAGAGGCGGTGAGCCATTTTGAGGCGGCGATTCGGCTGAAGCCCGACTATGTCGAGGCCTACTATAATCTCGGCTTAGCCCGGATGCTGCTCGGGCAGGCGGAGGCGGCCAAGGCGGCATTCCATCGCGCGCTTGAGCTGAAACCGGATTTGCCTGATGCGTATCATAATCTGGGTGTCGCACTGGCTGGCGAGGGTGATTTGGCTGGGGCAGAGGCCAATTACCGCGAAGCGCTGCGGTTGTTACAACAGGAGAAAGAAGCGCCCCCGGTGGCTGGTGTACGCTGGGTGTCTCGCGGGGACGAGCTGATGACGCATCTCGCCCTCGGCGCCGTCCTGGCTCGGCAGGGTCGATTCGAGGAAGCCGCGGCCGAGCTGCAAGCCGTGGTGCGGATCGCGCCCAATGACCCGAATGCCCACTACAATCTCGGCAACGTGTATGTTGAGCAGGGGCGGCTGGAGGACGCCATCGCCGAGTACCGCGCGACTCTTCGCCTCGATCCGCAGCATCCCCAGGCGAAAGCGAACCTTGACCTCGCCCTCGCCCGCGTGCCATGA
- a CDS encoding MBOAT family protein, with translation MSFNTLEFAVFFIVVYGLYCGLGHRWQNLMLLVASYVFYGAWDWRFLGLLLISTVLDFFCGLGIHGAHSARIKRMVLGLSVAGNLAILGFFKYFNFFAGSFESLLASVGWTVHPHTLQIILPVGISFYTFQTMSYTIDVYRGQLQPTRRFLDFALFVTFFPQLVAGPIERAKNLLPQVLAPRTLSLERFEEGCFLILWGYLQKVLVADSLAQFVDPVFTAGSPASGPVVLIAAYAFAFQIYCDFAGYSNIARGLGKCMGFELMANFNLPYLATNPREFWNRWHISLSTWLRDYLYIPLGGGRGHALTIFRNLAVTMLLGGLWHGASWTFVVWGAYHGGLLIAHRLVEPARQALSTDKRSFPGMVWQVVNMVVFFHLVCIGWVIFRAPSISAAWELLTRMALQVNARDLWQAMMAQRWLGWLALFAVVEYSQFRRGDRPAILARHPLLRTAGYMLVFYVTMFFGATAGKPFIYFQF, from the coding sequence ATGTCTTTTAACACGCTAGAATTCGCCGTCTTTTTTATCGTGGTGTACGGGCTGTACTGTGGCTTAGGCCACCGGTGGCAAAACCTCATGCTGCTCGTGGCCAGTTATGTTTTTTACGGCGCCTGGGATTGGCGATTTCTCGGCTTGCTCTTGATTTCAACCGTCTTGGATTTTTTCTGTGGCCTGGGCATCCATGGAGCCCACTCGGCGCGGATCAAGCGCATGGTGTTGGGTCTGAGCGTGGCTGGGAACCTCGCCATCCTGGGGTTCTTCAAGTATTTCAATTTCTTCGCGGGGTCATTCGAGAGCCTCCTCGCATCCGTCGGATGGACGGTGCATCCTCACACGCTGCAGATCATCTTACCGGTTGGCATTTCGTTCTATACGTTCCAGACGATGAGTTACACCATCGACGTCTACCGGGGTCAGCTTCAGCCCACGCGCCGATTTCTTGATTTTGCGCTGTTCGTGACGTTCTTTCCACAGCTCGTCGCCGGTCCCATTGAGCGGGCGAAAAACCTCCTCCCGCAGGTGCTTGCGCCGCGCACGCTGAGTCTGGAACGTTTTGAGGAAGGGTGTTTCCTCATCCTGTGGGGCTATCTGCAGAAGGTTCTGGTGGCCGACTCGCTGGCCCAATTCGTCGATCCGGTGTTCACCGCGGGCTCGCCTGCGAGCGGACCGGTCGTGCTCATCGCCGCGTACGCGTTCGCCTTTCAGATTTACTGCGATTTCGCGGGGTATTCGAACATCGCCCGCGGGCTCGGCAAATGCATGGGCTTCGAGTTGATGGCGAATTTCAATTTGCCGTATCTCGCCACCAATCCGAGGGAGTTCTGGAACCGGTGGCACATCAGCCTCTCGACATGGCTGAGGGACTATCTCTACATCCCGCTGGGAGGCGGCCGTGGGCACGCGCTGACGATATTCAGAAACCTGGCGGTGACCATGCTCCTCGGCGGATTATGGCACGGCGCTTCGTGGACCTTTGTGGTCTGGGGGGCGTATCATGGCGGCCTGCTGATTGCGCACCGGCTGGTAGAACCCGCCAGGCAAGCACTCTCAACCGACAAGAGGTCGTTTCCTGGCATGGTGTGGCAGGTGGTGAACATGGTGGTGTTCTTCCATTTGGTCTGCATCGGGTGGGTGATCTTCCGGGCGCCGTCAATCAGCGCGGCTTGGGAGTTGCTCACTCGAATGGCATTGCAGGTGAACGCGCGGGATCTCTGGCAGGCTATGATGGCGCAGCGCTGGTTGGGGTGGCTCGCGCTCTTTGCTGTGGTGGAGTACAGCCAGTTCAGGCGCGGGGACCGTCCGGCGATCCTGGCACGGCATCCACTGCTCCGAACAGCCGGCTATATGCTCGTCTTCTATGTGACCATGTTCTTCGGCGCGACCGCGGGGAAGCCGTTCATCTATTTTCAATTTTAA